The following are encoded together in the Bradymonas sediminis genome:
- the folK gene encoding 2-amino-4-hydroxy-6-hydroxymethyldihydropteridine diphosphokinase, whose protein sequence is MEINLDKVYLGLGTNLGERLDNLAQAIAAIEAIPETRLTAQSSIYETQPRFYTAQPNFLNACVAIETRLSPLDLLKELQAIEYRLGRARSIPNGPRTIDLDILLYGKRVLNEEDLVVPHPGLHTRAFVLVPLAEVMSVTAAELRHPVLERSIPDLLAQLPTDAPDIGWVRKFEQQLESNQAV, encoded by the coding sequence ATGGAAATTAATCTCGACAAGGTTTACCTCGGGCTCGGCACCAATCTCGGCGAGCGCCTGGATAACCTCGCCCAGGCCATCGCGGCGATTGAAGCGATACCCGAAACGCGGCTCACTGCCCAGAGCTCCATCTACGAAACTCAGCCGCGCTTCTATACCGCACAGCCGAATTTTTTAAACGCCTGCGTCGCGATCGAAACGCGCCTGTCGCCGCTCGACCTGCTCAAAGAGCTTCAGGCCATCGAATATCGGTTGGGGCGCGCGCGCTCGATCCCAAACGGCCCGCGCACCATCGACCTCGACATCTTGCTCTATGGGAAGCGCGTCCTCAATGAAGAGGACCTGGTGGTGCCCCACCCCGGGCTTCATACCCGCGCGTTTGTGCTGGTGCCGCTGGCCGAGGTCATGAGCGTCACGGCTGCCGAGTTGCGCCACCCGGTGCTCGAGCGCAGCATCCCGGACTTGCTTGCGCAGCTCCCCACCGATGCCCCCGACATCGGCTGGGTGCGCAAATTTGAGCAACAGCTTGAATCAAATCAAGCGGTCTAA
- a CDS encoding sulfatase produces MPSTDDTELAQASDTGAPSDLSLLLHDALLVSLAALFALLFGGVVYQFYETDAALFWNPNLLAATGYIWLPSIGATLFICGMRRALIGARSFNKRVMLAVLTLVYGLGFSGVLYFLGRALGLQDFWLFAGVGALLLVYPILRFASERPGLCSVLMLTLPGMLLGAAGVSWLEQRYLLVESLGDQFMDPNAQLLTVLALLVVASGAALVPHFADLAMREILRTHTRLAAATSGILLLGALALSWLNRAILVPRLYLETHLVLGFFEWLLVLGALGWLSVLSPSYTRPTGKNLRPKLAILGFLILGSHGLLFFAPSSPGQPIPRRSDYLAELFAQPYLLVFDKDEDGYLPAYLGGADCDNARASVNPLAREVLADGVDDNCRNGDAPAEEVAPAAVLPGGNARLVIVISVDMLRPDFMQVYGAEHATTPYLHAHRDEWTRFERAYTSGGITTLALPSLLRGRIPLAIDFEPAYRTLDFRYVFSDKDNDINRVFASPRADKHPTIGDIFRQAGLPTRAIVDDGPAGIFQKGFGFETGFDTFHYPNLPEGPGPEAWNLDALTDTAVSLIEDGKAEGFWWLHIYDPHAADPPCRDFDTTPGLGCYRDAILDADQAIGRIAEALRAAGQWDDTALFITSDHGEALGEHGLSHHGLDSYEEFVRIPLLAKYPAGTPTGEVVTRPVSLIDVSTTALGVAGLQPPASFQGEDLRRLTEGAKRRFPVISQLLITNTMGAPYRQQTLLIDGSARLMLDRVTHKTWLFDIADDPGQKSPLIVNGVGAPDAQSKADALRQELLDALNAMEAVGPESRATKFP; encoded by the coding sequence ATGCCATCGACCGACGACACAGAGCTCGCGCAGGCGAGCGACACGGGAGCTCCCAGCGACTTATCGCTGCTGCTGCACGATGCCCTGCTGGTCAGCCTCGCGGCGCTCTTCGCGCTCTTATTCGGCGGCGTCGTCTACCAATTCTACGAGACCGACGCGGCCCTTTTTTGGAACCCCAACCTCCTCGCCGCGACCGGGTATATCTGGCTGCCGAGCATCGGCGCGACGCTATTTATCTGCGGGATGCGCCGCGCTCTCATCGGCGCGCGAAGCTTTAATAAGCGCGTCATGCTCGCCGTCTTGACGCTGGTCTACGGGCTCGGGTTTAGCGGCGTTCTCTACTTTTTGGGGCGCGCCCTGGGCTTGCAGGATTTCTGGCTCTTCGCGGGTGTCGGCGCGCTCTTATTGGTCTACCCGATATTGCGCTTTGCCTCGGAGCGGCCGGGGCTTTGCAGTGTTTTGATGCTCACGCTACCCGGGATGCTCCTGGGCGCGGCGGGCGTCTCCTGGCTTGAGCAGCGCTATCTTTTGGTCGAGTCGCTGGGCGACCAATTTATGGACCCCAACGCTCAATTACTCACCGTATTAGCGCTACTGGTCGTGGCGTCGGGGGCCGCCTTAGTTCCCCATTTTGCCGACCTTGCGATGCGCGAAATCCTGCGCACACACACCCGCCTGGCCGCCGCCACATCGGGCATCCTGCTCCTCGGCGCGCTCGCCCTGAGCTGGCTAAATCGCGCTATTCTTGTTCCCCGCCTCTATTTGGAAACCCATCTGGTCCTGGGGTTTTTCGAGTGGCTCCTGGTCTTAGGAGCGCTCGGATGGCTCTCGGTTTTAAGCCCCTCCTATACGCGACCAACGGGCAAAAACCTGCGCCCAAAACTCGCGATTCTTGGCTTCCTCATTTTGGGGAGTCACGGGCTTTTATTCTTCGCGCCGTCGAGCCCCGGACAGCCGATTCCGCGTCGAAGCGACTACCTCGCTGAACTCTTCGCCCAACCCTATTTGCTGGTCTTCGATAAGGATGAGGACGGTTATCTGCCGGCCTACCTTGGCGGCGCGGACTGCGACAACGCCCGCGCCAGCGTGAACCCACTGGCTCGCGAAGTGCTCGCCGACGGCGTCGATGATAATTGCCGAAATGGCGACGCCCCGGCCGAAGAGGTCGCCCCAGCGGCGGTGCTCCCGGGTGGTAATGCGCGCCTCGTTATCGTCATCAGCGTCGATATGCTGCGCCCCGACTTTATGCAGGTCTACGGCGCCGAACACGCCACCACGCCCTACCTGCACGCACACCGCGATGAGTGGACCCGTTTCGAGCGCGCGTACACCTCCGGGGGCATCACCACCCTCGCCCTACCGAGCCTTTTGCGCGGGCGCATCCCGCTGGCGATCGACTTCGAGCCGGCCTACCGAACCCTCGATTTTCGCTATGTCTTCTCCGACAAAGACAACGATATCAACCGCGTCTTCGCCTCGCCGCGCGCCGACAAACACCCCACGATTGGCGATATCTTCCGGCAAGCCGGCCTCCCCACCCGGGCGATCGTCGACGACGGCCCGGCCGGTATTTTCCAAAAAGGCTTCGGCTTCGAGACCGGGTTTGACACCTTCCATTACCCTAACCTCCCCGAGGGCCCGGGCCCCGAGGCGTGGAACCTCGACGCCCTCACCGACACCGCCGTCTCGCTGATCGAAGACGGCAAAGCCGAGGGCTTCTGGTGGCTGCATATCTACGACCCACACGCCGCTGACCCGCCCTGTCGCGACTTCGACACGACCCCGGGGCTTGGGTGTTATCGCGACGCGATTCTCGACGCCGACCAGGCCATCGGGCGCATCGCCGAGGCGCTGCGCGCCGCCGGCCAATGGGACGACACCGCCCTATTTATCACCTCGGATCACGGCGAGGCGCTCGGCGAGCACGGGCTGTCGCATCACGGGTTGGATTCCTACGAGGAATTTGTGCGGATTCCTCTGCTCGCGAAATACCCTGCCGGGACCCCGACGGGCGAAGTTGTCACGCGCCCGGTGTCGCTCATCGACGTGTCGACCACCGCCCTGGGCGTGGCGGGACTTCAGCCGCCGGCGAGCTTTCAGGGCGAGGATTTGCGACGCTTAACCGAGGGCGCGAAGCGTCGGTTTCCTGTTATTTCGCAGCTACTTATCACCAACACCATGGGCGCGCCGTATCGCCAACAGACGCTGCTTATCGACGGCAGCGCGCGGCTGATGCTCGACCGCGTCACCCACAAAACCTGGCTCTTTGATATCGCCGACGACCCCGGGCAAAAATCACCGCTGATCGTGAACGGCGTCGGCGCTCCCGACGCCCAATCCAAGGCCGACGCGCTTCGCCAAGAACTCCTCGACGCGCTCAACGCGATGGAGGCCGTCGGCCCCGAATCGCGCGCGACGAAATTTCCCTGA
- the carB gene encoding carbamoyl-phosphate synthase large subunit, protein MPRRDDIKSICILGSGPIVIGQACEFDYSGTQAIRVLKNEGYRVILVNSNPATIMTDPQFADATYIEPLTPDYVAQVLRKERPDALLPTMGGQTALNLALKLHADGVLDELGIELLAASPEVIDRAEDREQFHALMREIGVEQPKAGVARSLEEAWEIQQRVGFPAILRPSYTMGGSGGNIAYNREEFERYVKWSLQQSPNSEVLIDESLIGWKELEMELMRDKNDNIMVICGIENIDPLGVHTGDSSTVAPIQTMSERELEAMRNDSFAIIRAVGVECGGCNIQFAVDPKTGRRVVIEMNPRVSRSSALASKATGYPIAKVAALVAVGYTLDEITNDITGTTAAFEPVLDYVIVKIPSFAFDKFPEASDRLSTQMKAVGEVMSIGRTFPEAMQKAVRSLETKSDTLRPQPALRPLPPEGLDDEKLVDFFRPLLMNATPARIWHIFDALRAGMSVEAIQQLTHFDPWFLDQFGEIIACEAELRALGEANGVDAIDKALLFKAKRLGFSDRDVAFYLSYDGQSYNARDLDEDTIRARRQELALQPVFKQVDTCAGEFDTVTSYFYSTYERGENEALASERPSVLILGSGPIRIGQGIEFDYCAVHAALSLREAGYRTIMLNCNPETVSTDYDISDRLYFEPLTFENVMEIIARENPIGVILQFGGQTPLKLANKLDAAGVRILGTDHAAIHRTEDREEFNQIVTKLGLKQPEARLARSLDEAMQSAIELGYPLLVRPSYVLGGLGMQIVHEDAEMAEMFAHAQAQAPDSPVLIDRFLNQAVEVDVDCISDGKTATIAGILEHIEAAGVHSGDSACVTPPYHLSEAVLRVIREQTLALAKELEIVGLMNVQFAVLDQKDVYILEVNPRASRTVPFIAKAIGMPLPGLAARCMLGESLADLGYTEEVIPRAFFAKESVLPFAKFPEVDTVLGPEMRSTGEVMGIDADFNLAYLKAQIGGFNAPPTSGRVFISVRDADKWASVPMAKKLETLGFELVATRGTARYLSQNGLNVATINKVKEGQPHIADAVINGDIALVINTTTGAQAIEDSRAIRRATVNHGVPYCTQLAAGAATVDAMVEVARQQPSVKSLQEYHRELKAEK, encoded by the coding sequence ATGCCGCGTCGCGACGATATCAAATCCATCTGCATTCTTGGCTCTGGCCCCATCGTGATCGGCCAGGCCTGTGAGTTTGACTATTCGGGGACGCAGGCGATTCGCGTGCTCAAAAACGAGGGGTATCGGGTGATCCTGGTGAACTCGAATCCGGCCACGATTATGACCGACCCGCAGTTCGCGGACGCGACCTATATCGAGCCGCTGACGCCGGATTATGTCGCGCAGGTGCTCAGAAAGGAGCGCCCGGACGCGCTATTGCCGACGATGGGCGGGCAGACGGCGCTGAACCTGGCGCTGAAGCTGCACGCCGACGGGGTGCTCGACGAGCTGGGCATCGAGCTGTTGGCGGCGTCGCCGGAGGTGATCGACCGGGCCGAGGATCGCGAGCAATTTCATGCGCTTATGCGCGAGATTGGCGTCGAGCAGCCCAAGGCGGGCGTGGCGCGCTCGCTTGAGGAGGCCTGGGAGATTCAGCAGCGCGTGGGGTTCCCGGCGATTCTTCGCCCCAGCTATACAATGGGCGGCTCGGGCGGAAATATCGCCTATAATCGCGAGGAATTTGAGCGCTACGTCAAATGGTCGCTGCAGCAGAGCCCCAATAGCGAGGTGCTCATCGACGAGAGTCTTATCGGCTGGAAAGAGCTCGAGATGGAGCTGATGCGCGATAAGAACGACAATATTATGGTCATCTGCGGCATCGAGAATATCGACCCGCTCGGGGTGCATACCGGGGATTCGAGCACGGTCGCGCCCATCCAGACCATGTCGGAGCGCGAGCTCGAGGCGATGCGAAACGACTCCTTCGCCATCATCCGCGCGGTCGGCGTGGAGTGCGGCGGCTGCAATATTCAATTCGCGGTGGACCCCAAGACCGGGCGGCGCGTGGTTATCGAGATGAACCCGCGGGTGAGCCGCTCCTCGGCGCTGGCGAGCAAGGCGACCGGCTACCCGATCGCCAAGGTCGCGGCGCTGGTGGCCGTGGGCTATACCCTCGACGAGATCACCAACGATATTACCGGCACTACCGCCGCGTTTGAGCCGGTGCTCGACTATGTGATCGTCAAAATCCCGAGCTTCGCCTTCGATAAATTCCCCGAGGCCAGCGACCGCCTGTCGACCCAGATGAAGGCGGTCGGCGAGGTGATGTCCATCGGGCGAACCTTCCCCGAGGCGATGCAAAAGGCGGTGCGAAGCCTGGAGACCAAATCCGACACGCTGCGCCCCCAGCCCGCGCTTCGGCCGCTGCCGCCGGAGGGCCTCGACGACGAGAAGCTCGTCGACTTCTTCCGCCCGCTGCTGATGAACGCCACGCCGGCGCGCATCTGGCATATCTTCGACGCGCTGCGCGCGGGCATGAGCGTGGAGGCCATCCAGCAGCTCACCCATTTCGACCCGTGGTTTTTGGACCAATTCGGCGAGATCATCGCCTGCGAAGCGGAGCTGCGCGCCCTCGGCGAGGCGAATGGCGTGGACGCCATCGACAAGGCCCTGCTCTTTAAGGCCAAACGCCTCGGCTTTAGCGACCGGGATGTCGCGTTTTACCTGAGCTACGACGGGCAATCCTATAACGCGCGCGACCTCGACGAGGACACCATTCGCGCGCGCCGCCAGGAGCTCGCGCTCCAGCCGGTCTTTAAGCAGGTCGACACCTGCGCCGGCGAGTTCGACACGGTGACCTCCTATTTTTATTCGACCTATGAGCGCGGCGAGAACGAGGCGCTGGCCTCGGAGCGCCCGAGCGTCTTGATCCTCGGCAGCGGCCCGATTCGCATCGGCCAGGGCATCGAATTCGATTATTGCGCGGTCCACGCGGCGCTGTCGCTTCGCGAGGCCGGCTACCGAACCATCATGCTCAACTGCAACCCGGAGACGGTGAGCACCGATTACGATATCTCGGACCGCCTGTATTTTGAGCCGCTGACCTTCGAGAATGTCATGGAGATCATCGCGCGCGAGAACCCCATCGGCGTCATCCTGCAATTCGGCGGGCAGACACCGCTGAAGCTCGCCAATAAGCTCGACGCCGCGGGCGTGCGCATTTTGGGGACCGACCACGCCGCGATTCATCGCACCGAGGACCGCGAGGAGTTCAACCAGATCGTCACCAAGCTCGGCCTCAAGCAGCCCGAGGCGCGCCTGGCGCGCAGCCTCGACGAGGCGATGCAAAGCGCCATAGAGCTCGGCTACCCGCTGCTGGTTCGCCCGAGCTATGTGCTCGGCGGCCTTGGCATGCAGATCGTGCACGAAGACGCCGAGATGGCCGAGATGTTCGCCCACGCCCAGGCCCAGGCGCCCGACAGCCCGGTGCTCATCGACCGCTTCCTAAACCAGGCGGTCGAGGTCGACGTGGACTGCATCTCCGACGGTAAAACGGCGACCATCGCGGGCATCCTGGAGCATATCGAAGCCGCCGGCGTTCACTCCGGCGACTCCGCCTGCGTCACCCCGCCCTACCATTTGTCCGAGGCGGTGCTGCGCGTCATCCGCGAGCAAACCCTGGCGCTGGCCAAAGAGCTCGAAATCGTCGGGCTGATGAATGTGCAATTCGCGGTGCTGGACCAAAAGGACGTCTATATTTTGGAGGTCAACCCGCGCGCCAGCCGCACGGTGCCCTTTATCGCCAAGGCGATCGGCATGCCGCTGCCGGGCCTGGCCGCGCGCTGCATGCTCGGCGAGTCGCTCGCAGATCTGGGCTATACCGAAGAGGTGATCCCGCGGGCATTCTTCGCCAAAGAGAGCGTGCTGCCCTTCGCGAAATTCCCCGAGGTCGACACCGTGCTCGGCCCCGAGATGCGCTCCACCGGCGAGGTCATGGGCATCGACGCCGACTTTAACCTGGCCTATCTTAAGGCGCAGATCGGCGGGTTTAACGCCCCGCCCACCTCGGGGCGCGTCTTCATCAGCGTGCGCGACGCCGACAAATGGGCAAGCGTGCCGATGGCCAAAAAGCTCGAGACGCTCGGCTTTGAGCTCGTCGCGACCCGCGGCACCGCGCGCTATTTGAGCCAGAACGGGCTCAACGTCGCGACCATCAACAAGGTCAAAGAAGGCCAACCCCATATCGCCGACGCCGTCATCAACGGCGATATCGCGCTGGTCATCAACACCACCACCGGCGCCCAGGCCATCGAGGACAGCCGCGCCATCCGACGCGCCACCGTCAACCACGGCGTGCCCTATTGCACTCAACTCGCCGCGGGCGCCGCGACCGTCGACGCCATGGTCGAGGTCGCCCGTCAGCAGCCCTCGGTGAAGTCCTTGCAGGAATATCACCGTGAATTAAAGGCCGAAAAATAA
- a CDS encoding serine/threonine-protein kinase PknK, with the protein MSKYEEGSAIAGRFVVLEKIGQGGMGAVYRALQTSLDRDVALKVLHSDKAFTARARRRFGREARAIARLNHPHIAGVYDFGTDNDDQTLWLAMEMVDGYSMSKLRRKDVDIVQLASLTDQILSALSAAHARGIIHRDLKPSNILVGRDDAGREVIKLVDFGLAATQSGDLDLTNAPGGLDEDDGEPTNERIILGTPRYMAPEIFRRKPVDPRVDLYALGVILFEILSGQPPYPGDDPKLVMNAHLHTPIPQLKVRGGQDLPTEFERCIYALLTKDPDERIQTAAEARERIQMVINQFSYVPWMLRGPQLPGGNPLSHPGNMTGGGFLSGYGGQTVPPAAIFGGTSDFAMPSTQKAPLVGRLDERRSIERRVRRAVEDGAGGLIFVEGPPGVGKSRLVEWIRVRVEESGVMRVVEGSYSRSTGGFNGVRAILEDVLGTRDASYDQLPYLIRTRLEHWGFAKAEIEQAISLMQPGGEDAVFEAPDFDATRATTRREQIFSTLENILRRAARERPLLIMLEDLHFAGEPTSAFLEHLSVGLQFDPAPLMVMGTVRSGEVRSAPHLFDALERLKRVKVDDVLHLDLGRMKTAEIVELIEHLVPVEDSVSKEIARHVSGNPLHATELLRYLHESQKLRYHNGKWALAPGVDIESEIPTEIADMMRYRARQVWENYEDPAAMKAVLERAVILGRHFDFRLLQSMLAREPAQPFSDVLDATLEVLVRDSILREVGHSGEDILEFDHVLMREVLLQDMEGRRSLRNLHRLAAEAKIDFFSERIDAHAEEIVEHYRRAREPQGVYIYTLKAARAAANSSDLPRAMELYREAEELSAAASGSPLDGLLAEASYVLQSDEVALEVAHLERRVGEYDAARLHYRKLLSGDHLPVTLWARWGLGKLAERRGDFNEASGWYEAARREAMASRNRGLVDLDTRRVDGVCLLALARIAWMRAQLALADQHLAEAQRIAEDIGDIGLQTDVLECRANVESSRADFHRADAYCQRAAGLAARMGDPERSGRVQLTTAALLAEIGEPERALKLLTDALATFQQLGKEHLEAECLLLMGVMQWQRADYKPAARNLRTAHKAFSRFEDRRGLTRCKYHLSCLALSIGRHKETLSLGRDALAGFRKLEDPRHIAATQLLLARLQRDLGKLESALKLVERAEADYRTIEDERGCLACQSVQALILEQMGERLRVDQLVKEKIIKGLAQNPALHRFSSEDAACALDELSRLLNLRDPSMAIEVDGIAEQLYQRLGRANA; encoded by the coding sequence ATGTCTAAATACGAAGAAGGTTCAGCCATTGCGGGGCGGTTCGTCGTCCTTGAAAAGATCGGACAGGGCGGAATGGGAGCGGTTTATCGGGCTCTTCAGACCTCGCTCGACCGCGACGTTGCGCTCAAGGTTCTGCACTCCGACAAGGCCTTTACCGCGCGCGCGCGCCGCAGATTCGGCCGCGAAGCGCGCGCGATTGCGCGCCTAAATCACCCGCATATCGCTGGCGTCTACGACTTCGGCACCGACAACGACGACCAGACGCTGTGGTTGGCCATGGAGATGGTCGACGGCTACTCGATGAGCAAGCTGCGCCGCAAGGACGTCGATATCGTCCAGCTCGCCTCGCTGACCGACCAGATTTTAAGCGCGCTGTCGGCGGCCCACGCCCGCGGCATTATTCACCGAGACCTCAAGCCCTCCAATATCCTCGTCGGCCGCGACGACGCCGGCCGCGAGGTCATCAAGCTGGTGGACTTCGGCCTGGCCGCGACGCAATCGGGCGACCTCGACCTCACCAACGCCCCGGGCGGCCTCGACGAAGACGACGGCGAACCCACCAACGAGCGCATCATCCTGGGCACCCCGCGTTATATGGCGCCCGAGATCTTCCGGCGAAAACCCGTCGACCCACGCGTCGACCTCTACGCCCTGGGCGTCATCCTCTTTGAGATCCTCTCGGGCCAACCGCCCTACCCCGGCGACGACCCCAAGCTGGTGATGAACGCGCACCTGCACACCCCGATTCCTCAGCTCAAAGTGCGCGGCGGCCAGGACCTGCCGACCGAATTCGAGCGCTGCATCTACGCCCTGTTGACCAAAGATCCCGACGAGCGCATCCAAACCGCGGCCGAAGCGCGCGAGCGCATCCAGATGGTGATCAACCAATTCAGCTACGTGCCGTGGATGCTGCGCGGCCCGCAACTGCCGGGCGGAAACCCCTTAAGCCACCCCGGAAATATGACCGGCGGGGGCTTTCTGAGCGGCTACGGCGGCCAGACCGTGCCGCCGGCGGCGATCTTCGGGGGCACATCTGATTTCGCCATGCCCAGCACCCAGAAGGCCCCGCTGGTCGGGCGCCTCGACGAGCGGCGCAGCATCGAGCGGCGCGTGCGCCGCGCGGTCGAAGACGGCGCCGGCGGGTTGATTTTCGTGGAAGGCCCGCCCGGCGTCGGCAAGTCGCGACTGGTCGAGTGGATTCGCGTGCGCGTCGAGGAATCCGGCGTGATGCGCGTGGTCGAGGGGAGTTATTCGCGCAGCACCGGCGGCTTCAACGGGGTGCGCGCCATCCTCGAGGACGTGCTCGGCACTCGCGACGCCTCCTACGACCAACTGCCCTATTTGATCCGCACTCGCCTGGAGCATTGGGGCTTCGCCAAGGCCGAGATTGAACAGGCCATCAGCCTGATGCAGCCCGGCGGCGAAGACGCGGTCTTTGAGGCGCCCGACTTCGACGCCACCCGCGCGACCACCCGGCGCGAGCAGATCTTCTCGACCCTGGAGAATATCCTGCGCCGCGCGGCCCGCGAGCGCCCGCTGTTGATCATGCTCGAAGACCTGCATTTCGCCGGCGAGCCGACCAGCGCCTTCTTGGAGCATCTGTCGGTGGGCCTGCAATTTGACCCCGCCCCGCTGATGGTGATGGGCACCGTGCGAAGCGGCGAGGTCCGCAGCGCGCCGCATCTCTTCGACGCCCTTGAGCGCCTCAAACGCGTCAAGGTCGACGACGTGCTCCACCTCGATTTGGGGCGCATGAAGACCGCCGAGATCGTCGAGCTTATCGAGCACCTGGTGCCCGTCGAGGACAGCGTCTCCAAAGAGATCGCCCGGCACGTCTCGGGCAACCCGCTGCACGCCACCGAGCTCTTGCGCTACCTGCACGAGAGCCAAAAGCTGCGCTACCATAACGGTAAATGGGCGCTGGCGCCCGGCGTCGATATCGAGTCCGAGATCCCGACCGAGATCGCCGATATGATGCGCTACCGCGCCCGTCAGGTGTGGGAGAATTACGAGGACCCGGCCGCCATGAAGGCCGTGCTCGAGCGCGCGGTCATCCTGGGGCGCCACTTCGACTTTCGCCTGCTGCAGTCGATGCTCGCCCGCGAGCCCGCCCAGCCGTTTAGCGATGTCCTCGACGCCACCCTCGAGGTGCTGGTGCGCGACTCCATCCTGCGCGAGGTCGGCCACAGCGGCGAGGATATCCTGGAGTTTGACCACGTGCTGATGCGCGAAGTCCTACTCCAAGACATGGAAGGCCGCCGCTCGCTGCGCAACCTGCACCGCCTGGCCGCCGAGGCAAAGATCGACTTCTTCAGCGAGCGTATCGACGCGCACGCCGAAGAGATCGTCGAGCATTATCGCCGCGCGCGCGAGCCCCAGGGCGTCTATATCTATACCCTCAAGGCCGCCCGCGCGGCGGCGAATTCCTCGGATTTGCCGCGCGCGATGGAGCTTTACCGCGAGGCCGAAGAGCTGTCGGCCGCCGCCAGCGGCAGCCCGCTCGACGGCCTGTTGGCCGAAGCCTCCTACGTGCTTCAAAGCGACGAGGTCGCCCTCGAGGTGGCGCATCTGGAGCGGCGCGTGGGCGAATACGACGCGGCGCGGCTGCACTATCGAAAATTGCTCAGCGGCGACCACCTTCCGGTCACCCTCTGGGCGCGCTGGGGCCTGGGCAAGCTCGCCGAGCGCCGCGGTGATTTTAACGAGGCCAGCGGCTGGTACGAGGCCGCGCGCCGCGAAGCCATGGCATCAAGAAACCGCGGACTCGTCGACCTCGACACCCGACGCGTCGACGGCGTGTGCCTATTGGCCCTGGCGAGGATCGCCTGGATGCGCGCACAACTCGCGCTGGCCGACCAGCACCTGGCCGAAGCCCAGCGCATCGCCGAAGACATCGGCGATATCGGGCTGCAGACCGACGTGTTGGAATGCCGAGCGAATGTTGAATCCAGCCGCGCCGACTTCCACAGAGCCGACGCCTATTGCCAACGCGCCGCCGGGCTGGCCGCGCGCATGGGCGACCCGGAGCGCAGCGGGCGCGTGCAACTGACCACCGCCGCCTTGCTGGCCGAGATCGGCGAACCCGAGCGCGCCTTGAAGCTGCTGACGGACGCCCTGGCGACCTTCCAACAGCTCGGCAAAGAACACCTCGAGGCCGAGTGCCTGCTGTTGATGGGTGTGATGCAATGGCAGCGCGCCGACTATAAACCGGCCGCCAGAAACCTGCGCACCGCGCATAAAGCCTTCAGCCGATTCGAGGACCGCCGCGGCCTCACCCGCTGCAAATACCACCTCTCCTGCCTGGCGCTGAGCATCGGCCGGCACAAAGAGACGCTCTCGCTGGGCCGCGACGCGCTGGCGGGTTTCCGCAAGCTCGAAGACCCCCGCCATATCGCCGCGACCCAACTTCTGCTCGCCCGACTCCAGCGCGACCTCGGCAAGCTTGAGTCCGCGCTCAAATTGGTCGAGCGCGCCGAGGCCGACTACCGCACCATCGAAGACGAGCGCGGCTGCCTGGCCTGCCAATCGGTCCAGGCGTTGATCTTGGAGCAGATGGGCGAGCGCCTGCGCGTCGACCAACTGGTCAAAGAAAAGATCATCAAGGGGCTCGCCCAGAACCCTGCCTTGCATCGCTTTTCTTCCGAAGACGCGGCCTGCGCACTTGACGAGCTTTCCCGATTGCTCAACCTTCGTGACCCCAGCATGGCCATCGAGGTCGACGGTATCGCTGAGCAACTCTACCAACGCCTGGGGCGCGCCAACGCCTGA